From Anomalospiza imberbis isolate Cuckoo-Finch-1a 21T00152 chromosome 22, ASM3175350v1, whole genome shotgun sequence, a single genomic window includes:
- the LOC137487044 gene encoding uncharacterized protein, producing MRRCRGAGPAALAALLLVAAVRAQVQQDPFLETTEGTSITIKCSHPNIRTSDYIHFYRQLPGQRPELLAVTAKGSKEVRAPEGRLSVSADRRSSALWLGRPRRGDAAVYYCALGATGRGAGAAAGHEPPRAGPAGASRGRCRSGRRGRLAPLGPGSRGAAGTGNGTGTDTCTDTGTGTDSTIDTGTEPPTSLESPTFLCPSSQHWFNQLLPQLPDLPSTNPLHSQRHVSI from the exons aTGCGGCGGTgtcggggcgcggggccggcggcgctgGCCGCGCTGCTGCTCG tggctgcagtCAGAGCCCAAGTACAGCAAGACCCATTCCTGGAGACCACCGAAGGCACCAGCATCACCATCAAATGCTCACATCCCAATATCCGGACTTCCGATTACATCCACTTCTACCGTCAGCTGCCGGGCCAAAGGCCTGAACTCTTGGCAGTCACCGCTAAAGGCTCCAAGGAGGTGCGAGCCCCTGAAGGGCGCCTGTCGGTGTCGGCAGACCGGCGTTCGAGCGCGCTGTGGctcgggcggccccggcgcggggaCGCGGCCGTGTATTACTGCGCGCTGGGGGCCACGGGCAgaggagccggggctgcggccgggCACGAACcgccgcgggcggggccggccggggccagcagggggcgctgccgctccggccgccggggccgcctcgCCCCGCTCGGCCCGGGATCCCGGGGCGCTGCCGGCACCGGCAATGGGACCGGCACCGACACCTGCACtgacaccggcaccggcactGACTCCACCATCGACACCGGCACCGAGCCACCGACCAGCTTGGAGTCACCGACCTTCCTCTGCCCCTCTTCTCAGCACTGGTTTAATCAGCTTTTGCCCCAGCTGCCTGATCTCCCCAGCACGAATCCCCTCCATTCCCAAAGACATGTGAGCATCTAA